The stretch of DNA TTTTCATTTTTAAGTTTTAAGAAGGCATACATTTTTTCGATTTTTTAAAAATTCATCATTTTCGGATAACTGTCTTTCATATGGGGTGTTTTATTTTATAATTTAAAGATCAGATAATCCACATTAAAATATCTGCAGTTTATAGTTTTTATGGATAAGGGGGCTCTGATTATCTTTTATTGTAAAAAAATAGCCTCCTAGTAAGTCTTTATTTTTTCCATATTTTTAGTTTAAAAAAATGGCTATTCTTATTTTGTCGAATAATGCTTTAAAATTTATAATTTCAATGATTAAAGCTTTATTAGAGATGATTCAATTTTATATTTTTGTTTTCAAAAAATACATTAATTTTCATGCTTTACACTTGAAATGCACCTCTCACCTATGAGTAAAAATCATGGTAATTTTATCAGAATCACGAGTTTTTCATTATTTTTTTATTTTTTTAAAATAAGTGGTAAATTGGAAAATTGCCTTATTTTAATAATTTATATATAGGCGTGGCTAATAGATAATCAATTATATATTAACATTTAGGGAGATGTTATTATTTTGAAATCTAATAAAGTCATGATAGTTGGTATTTTTTTACTAGCTATTTTCGCAATTGGGGCTGTCAGTGCAGCCGAGGATATTGACACGACAGATAATGTTCTTGCAATTGACTCTGTCGATGAAATTGAAATAACACAGGAAGGCTCTGGTGAGCTTTTATGTTTGGCTGGAGACTCCAGTGGGGAAATTTTAGAGGAGGATGGAAATTCATATTCTGGTGGAAGTTCCACTGTTGACTCTCACTTTTATGGAACTACAATGACTGAACTATCTAATTTCATAAGACCTGCTGTTGATGGTGATGTCATTTATTTTGAAAATGATATCACCTCAGATCAAGCTTTTGAAAATACAACTAATGGAATACAAATTAACAAATGCATTACAATTAATGGTAATGGGCATACAATTGATTTAAAAGGGTTAACACCGGCATTCTTTATTAAAACAACCAATGTTGTCTTGAATAATCTGACAATTAAAAATGGTCGAGCTTTCCAGAATGGGGGAGTTATTACATCAAGTAGTGTAGGTTCTTGTACCATAACCAACTGTATTTTTATGGATAATGCTGCGGAAGAACGTGGAGGGGTCATCTATTTAAATAGTGCCGATTCTTGCAATATAATCAATTCCAATTTTATTAATAATCAGGTATTATCATCCAGTATAGGTTATGGCGGTTCTATTTTTGCTGTCAATCATATTAATGTAAGAAATTGTACTTTTACCAACAATAAAGGAAATTATGGTGGTGCCATTTATTTAAAAAGCACAGGTGATTTGGCCGGTTGTAATTTTGTTGGCAACACTGCAGCCGGAAAGGGCTTTGGTGGTGCAATTTATGCTGAAAAATATATAAATTTAAATAATTGTAACTTCAACAACAATGACGCAAAATATGGTGGTGCTGTTTATTCAGCAAGCAGCGGTTCATGTGATTTGACCGGTTGTAATTTTGTTGGTAACACTGCAATAGAAGGTGCTGGTGTCTACAGCTTCAATCGGGCTAATTTAAACAATTGTAATTTCACTGATAATACAATTTCCAATAATGTGGATAATAAGGGTGCTCGTGGTGCTGCTTTCTATGGTTCAGGTTCTTTTAATAATTGTAACTTTATCAATAATCATGCACAAAGTGATAAGAGCTATGGTGGTGGACTCTACATCAAACAAGATTCCACAATAATCAACTGTAATTTCGAGGATAATACTGCAGAAATAAGTGGCGGTGCTGTTTATGCAGGTGTCGGCACTACTTTAGAGATAATTAATTCTAATTTCATTAATAATCGTGCTCAAGGTGCTAATGGTTATGGTGGTGCTGTTTTTAGCAATATGACCAATGATTTAATTAGTAATTGTAACTTCACTAATAACTATGCAAAAAATACCGGTGGTGCAATTTATTCACCAATTGGGGATTGCAATTTAAACGATTGTAATTTTTATGATAATGTTGCAGAAAATATTGCAGGCGCAATTTATTCAGTCAATGGTGTTTATGAATTAACTGATTGTGATTTTACCAACAATGCAGCAGAATCCGGTGGTGCTTTTTATGGTGGCGGCACATTAAACAATTGTAACTTTACTAGTAATAGTGCTACTGCAAATGATGGCGGTGCTGTTTACAGCCTATTGAATTCCAATATGAATAACTGTATTTTCGTTGGCAATTCTGCAGGCCGTAACGGTGGTGCTACTTACAACAAGCAAACCTCAAATACAAACAATTGTATCTTTAACAATAATAATGCAGGCCGTAACGGTGGTGCAGCATTCAATGTTAATGCAAACAATTGTGATTTTGTAAATAATAATGCACAAAGTGATAACAGCGGATATGGAGGCGCGATGTATCAAGGTGATGCATCCAATTGTTATTTTGTAGATTGTTCCGCAGCCAAAAGAGGCGGTGCAATTGCTAATGGTAATGCACATGATTCAATATTCATAAATTGCGATAATCCATACGGTGTTGTTTATAATGGTACTTCTGAAAATTGCATGTTCACTGAATCACCGGTTTTATACTGTCCGGACATTACTGTTGATTATGGTGAGGCAATATCCGTGCCAGTAAGAATTCTTGACAAGGATGGCAGTGATGTTAACGGATTGCCTGTTGATGTTAAAGTTTATGAAGGCAATAAGCTGATAGATTCTTTTGCTACAGAATCAGGTTCTAGTGTAACACTAGACGTTGATGCAGGTAGCTATATTATTGCATTAACTAGCAAATATATTGACCCGATTAATGCTCGCCTTGTTGTTAATATTCCAAAACCAAGCCCATTTATTTCAGCACCTCCTGTAACAACCCAATACGGCAAAAACGCAGTCATCACTGTTAATTTATTCAGTGATGTTCCTGGAAATGTAAAAATCACCATAAATGGTAATACTCAAAAGGCAAAAATCACAAACGGTGTTGCAACATACACAGTTTCCGGATTAAACTATGGCCTATATCCTGTTGAGATTTCATATCTTGGTAACTACAAATATGCTGCTGATTCAATTAACACTACTCTTAAAGTGAATAAAAATTCACCAATAGTCTCAATTGTTGCAAATGATATTGCATACAATGAAAATGCAACAGTAACAGTTAATTTAGCAAAAAATGTGGCTGGAAATGTAAGAATAACTGTAAATGGAGTAACTGAAAAAGTTAAAATTGTAAATAAATTAGCATCTGCAACATTCACAGGTTTAAAAGCCGGCACACATGACGTAAAAGTAACATATGCAGGTAATATTAACTATGTTGCTCAAACAAAAACAGCAACTTTAAAAGTTGTTAAAGGAACTCCTATTATTTCAGCTGATGCTCCTGATGCAGATTATGGTGAAGATGCTGTTATCTCTGTTGCTTTATTTAAAGATGTTCCGGGCAATGTAAGAGTTACTGTTAATGGAATTTCCGAAAGGACTAAAATCACAAATGGTGAAGCTACTTATACAGTTTCAGGTCTTAAAACTGGATCTTATGAAGTAACAGTATATTATGCGGGCAATGTTAATTATAATGCACAAACTTTTAAAACTACTTTAAATATTGTTAAAGGAACTCCAATTACTGCAATTTCTGTTAATAATATTAATGTTGGGGATACTGCTCAAATTAATGTTTTAACCGCAAAAAATGTCAATGGTAATATAAGAATCACTGTTAATGGAGTAACTGAAAGAGTTAGAATCGTAAATGGTGTGGCCACTCTAAATGTAACTGGTCTAAAAGCAGGAACTTATGATGTAACTGCAGTTTATGCGGGTAGTACTTATTTCAACTCTCAAACAAAAACTGCAACATTAACTGTAAGCAAAGGTTCTCCAGGCTTGTCATTTACCGCAGTAACAAAAAGTGGTAAAACCACTGTAACTGCCAAAATTGCTCAAGATGCTCCAGGAAATGTGAAAATCATCGTTGATGGTGTTAATACATACACTGCAAAAATCACAAATGGTGTTGCAACATATGCCATTTCAGGTTTAGCAAGTGGAAGCCACACAATCAAAGTAACCTACGGTGGAAACTATAAGTATACTTCACAAAGCAGAGCAAAAACAATAACTGTTTAAATAGAGATTAAATTCTCTATTTTTTTCTCTTTTTTCCAAATACATTTAAATCCCATATAAAATAAACTAATTATAAAAGACTTTGAGTATGAGTATAATGGGTGAAAAATACATTAGAAATAATAGGAACTCCTATAATATCGTTAAGAATTCAAAAATCTATGCTAAAATCACGGCTTTAGATGATGCCATTTTTATAAGGGACTTATTGATAAAAAAAAATTGGGATTTGAATAAGATTCCAGAAACAGTCAAAAAAGATGATAATTATTTAGTTTTGGCAGTCATTGACGAAAAGCTTCATCTTTTGGCTAAGTTCAAATCCAAACCGGACTCTGAAACCATAATAAAACTCACAAAAAACAAAATCAGAAACCCGAACAATTCCAAATATGGTCTGAACATCACAAAAGTCTTTGATACCTATGTAATCAAAAAGCAAATCGCATCAGACGAGTATATTTTCGGCTATTATGATAATTTGGCTGATGCACAGTTTGTTAGAAACTTTCTTCTGGATAACAATTGGAACGTCAATGAATTTGGCGAAATAGAATTCGATGAGGAGACCGACTCATACAAAGTCATAAAAGTCATTGATGATAATGTCTATGTTATCGATTCCTATGACTCAAAAGATGAAATTGACTTAAAAAAATCATATGAAAATTTCCTATCCCGGATTTCAAAGCACAAATTCGGGCTTGCCAGTCAACCGCACCTGGACTTGTTAAAAGATAAAATCCCTGAATTGGAAGAAGAATTTGATGTAAAGACAAAAGATGATGTGTGGTCTTTTGAAGATGTATCTTCGCCGTTAAATGATATTATTTTCAATTTAACTCCATTTCAGCAGAGCGTATATGATTCAATCGATTCAAACACTTCTTTGGATGAAATTAAAAAATCAATGATAAGGTACAAGTCTAAAAATTTCGATAAAAAAATCTTAAAGAACATTGATGATTTGATTGAATTGAATCTAATCGAAATGGTTGATGATGAGGTTTATAGAAAAACGGATTAGATAAGGAATATTGTCTATTCCCTATCGCTTAGAAGTTCACCGGCTACTCCAATACTTTCCTTTGGATAAGCTTGAACCAGTACGGTTATAGCTTCAACAGGCAAATCATATGCGTCAGCTACAACTTTAGATACGTTTTTAACCATTTCTCTTTTCTTTTCGACACTTATTCCATCATTTCCAGCTATTGTTATTACAGGCATGTTATCACCATTTAAAATTTATTAGATAGGTTGTATAAATAAATTATTAAAAGGTTTTGATAAAATGCTCGGTGAAAAAGAACTTGTTAAGTTGTTTCCAGATTTTGCGGATTTGGTGCAGCCTTCTGGAATTGATTTGGAATTGGATAAAATATACACACAGCAAAGCGGTGGCTCACTCATTGACAATGAAAAGAACTTGCCGGAAATTAAGGAACTTGAAGGTGATATCTACACCTTAAAGCCACATACTGCATATCTTGCAAGCATTAAAAGGAAAGTTAAGATACCTAAAGGTTATACAATGCTTTATCTTCCTCGCTCAACACTTTTAAGGTCATTTATTTCAGTTCAAACTGCGGTTGGAGATCCTGGTTTTTATGGAACATTGATGTTCATGATCTACAATCACGGCGAATATGAGTATAAAATCAAATCAGGCGACAGGATTGCACAGGCTGTCGTATTTCCGGTTGAAGGCTCAGGGGAATATGACGGTTCTTATCAGGAGGTGGAAGAGTGAATGTAGCTGACAGATTTGTCCAAATCCTTGAAGAGGAAGGTATTGTTGATGTTTTTGGAATTCCCGGCGAGCAAATTATGCCTCTTTACAAAGCATTATCAAAATCCAGCATTAACCATGTCTTGACAAGACACGAGCAGGCAGCGGCCCATGCGGCTGACGGTTATTACCGGGCAAGCGGAAAAATCGGGGTATGCATTTCAACAGCGTCCCCAGGGGCACTGAATTTTACAATGGCCGTAGCTACAGCATTCAAGGATAACATTCCCATGCTGATTATAACAGGGGACAATGAGTTAAAGTACAGAAATACGGATTATTTCCAATCCACTCCACAAGTTAATATATTCAAGCACATAACAAGAGCATCATACAATCCATTGAACGGTACCGAAGCGATGTATGTCTTAAGGGCAGCTATTTATGAGCTTAAGACAATTCCAAAAGGACCAATTCACATTAACTTGTCAAAAGATGTGCTTTTGCAAGAGGAGTTCAATGATTTTGACTTGTGTTATCTGTGTGAAGATGATTTATCCAATTTAAGTAAAGCTCAGGAGTTAATTAATAATTCCCAAAAGCCATTATTCATTTTGGGGGCAGGTGCAATCACCCAAAAGGACAACATCCAAAGGATTGCAGAAAAATACCAGATTCCAGTCACTACAACATTTCATGGTAAAGGAATTATCCCTGAGGACAATCCCTTAAACTTGGGATTGGTGGGAATACGCTCAACACCACGCGCAAAATATGCATTTGAAAATTCAGACTGCATAATTGCATTAGGCGTTAAGGCGTCTGAAAGAACATTTCCAGAAATTCCTGAAAATCTGATTCATGTAAACATCAACAAGGATGTCTTAATAGGAGACTATCCGATTCATGGAAAAGTCGAAGACTTTTTGCTTGAAACAAGATTCAGC from Methanobrevibacter sp. YE315 encodes:
- a CDS encoding Ig-like domain-containing protein, with translation MIVGIFLLAIFAIGAVSAAEDIDTTDNVLAIDSVDEIEITQEGSGELLCLAGDSSGEILEEDGNSYSGGSSTVDSHFYGTTMTELSNFIRPAVDGDVIYFENDITSDQAFENTTNGIQINKCITINGNGHTIDLKGLTPAFFIKTTNVVLNNLTIKNGRAFQNGGVITSSSVGSCTITNCIFMDNAAEERGGVIYLNSADSCNIINSNFINNQVLSSSIGYGGSIFAVNHINVRNCTFTNNKGNYGGAIYLKSTGDLAGCNFVGNTAAGKGFGGAIYAEKYINLNNCNFNNNDAKYGGAVYSASSGSCDLTGCNFVGNTAIEGAGVYSFNRANLNNCNFTDNTISNNVDNKGARGAAFYGSGSFNNCNFINNHAQSDKSYGGGLYIKQDSTIINCNFEDNTAEISGGAVYAGVGTTLEIINSNFINNRAQGANGYGGAVFSNMTNDLISNCNFTNNYAKNTGGAIYSPIGDCNLNDCNFYDNVAENIAGAIYSVNGVYELTDCDFTNNAAESGGAFYGGGTLNNCNFTSNSATANDGGAVYSLLNSNMNNCIFVGNSAGRNGGATYNKQTSNTNNCIFNNNNAGRNGGAAFNVNANNCDFVNNNAQSDNSGYGGAMYQGDASNCYFVDCSAAKRGGAIANGNAHDSIFINCDNPYGVVYNGTSENCMFTESPVLYCPDITVDYGEAISVPVRILDKDGSDVNGLPVDVKVYEGNKLIDSFATESGSSVTLDVDAGSYIIALTSKYIDPINARLVVNIPKPSPFISAPPVTTQYGKNAVITVNLFSDVPGNVKITINGNTQKAKITNGVATYTVSGLNYGLYPVEISYLGNYKYAADSINTTLKVNKNSPIVSIVANDIAYNENATVTVNLAKNVAGNVRITVNGVTEKVKIVNKLASATFTGLKAGTHDVKVTYAGNINYVAQTKTATLKVVKGTPIISADAPDADYGEDAVISVALFKDVPGNVRVTVNGISERTKITNGEATYTVSGLKTGSYEVTVYYAGNVNYNAQTFKTTLNIVKGTPITAISVNNINVGDTAQINVLTAKNVNGNIRITVNGVTERVRIVNGVATLNVTGLKAGTYDVTAVYAGSTYFNSQTKTATLTVSKGSPGLSFTAVTKSGKTTVTAKIAQDAPGNVKIIVDGVNTYTAKITNGVATYAISGLASGSHTIKVTYGGNYKYTSQSRAKTITV
- a CDS encoding deoxyuridine 5'-triphosphate nucleotidohydrolase; its protein translation is MLGEKELVKLFPDFADLVQPSGIDLELDKIYTQQSGGSLIDNEKNLPEIKELEGDIYTLKPHTAYLASIKRKVKIPKGYTMLYLPRSTLLRSFISVQTAVGDPGFYGTLMFMIYNHGEYEYKIKSGDRIAQAVVFPVEGSGEYDGSYQEVEE
- the dmpI gene encoding 4-oxalocrotonate tautomerase DmpI, producing the protein MPVITIAGNDGISVEKKREMVKNVSKVVADAYDLPVEAITVLVQAYPKESIGVAGELLSDRE
- a CDS encoding thiamine pyrophosphate-binding protein, producing MNVADRFVQILEEEGIVDVFGIPGEQIMPLYKALSKSSINHVLTRHEQAAAHAADGYYRASGKIGVCISTASPGALNFTMAVATAFKDNIPMLIITGDNELKYRNTDYFQSTPQVNIFKHITRASYNPLNGTEAMYVLRAAIYELKTIPKGPIHINLSKDVLLQEEFNDFDLCYLCEDDLSNLSKAQELINNSQKPLFILGAGAITQKDNIQRIAEKYQIPVTTTFHGKGIIPEDNPLNLGLVGIRSTPRAKYAFENSDCIIALGVKASERTFPEIPENLIHVNINKDVLIGDYPIHGKVEDFLLETRFSKTNWLDEILEIDNRVEIEGLDDDLKPQAAIKRILDKFADNIIASDAGSHTTWTTLLKRSKRPGQLLFSGAMAPMGYGLPAAIGASIATGEKVIVINGDGDVQMNIQELATIRENNLDIVMFILNNSEFGIIRQWQEDFYDMEPYQVKLHNPDFAKLASSYGIDGARVDNIKDLELLLEKDLTGPFVVEVVVESENIPLPE